The proteins below come from a single Vibrio natriegens NBRC 15636 = ATCC 14048 = DSM 759 genomic window:
- a CDS encoding gamma-glutamylcyclotransferase, with amino-acid sequence MQHLVFVYGTLRKGEYNHHYLSSGQFLGLHESDAQYTLYDLGPYPGVSQGHQTIQGEVYLIDDDTLTALDKLEDVPVEYRRESISTPFGQAWIYIYQDTEQLTEEIASGDWCQRV; translated from the coding sequence ATGCAGCATTTAGTCTTTGTATACGGAACGTTACGCAAAGGAGAGTACAACCATCACTACTTGAGCTCGGGGCAATTCCTGGGGCTGCATGAAAGTGATGCTCAATATACCTTGTATGATTTAGGTCCATACCCTGGGGTGTCTCAAGGTCACCAAACCATACAAGGTGAAGTCTATCTGATTGATGACGATACGCTAACGGCGCTGGATAAACTGGAAGATGTTCCGGTAGAGTACCGACGTGAGAGCATTAGCACGCCGTTTGGTCAGGCTTGGATTTACATTTATCAAGATACCGAGCAGCTGACGGAAGAGATTGCATCCGGGGATTGGTGCCAAAGAGTATAG
- a CDS encoding autotransporter assembly complex protein TamA, whose amino-acid sequence MIKKALPIIVVGLFAFSHNASAKVSIKLQGIDGALEENVNAYLTSIPEEDYSTSLRFQARLDESITEALNALGYYHADISYSVTENNDELIIDIAKGLPVKIKVMDVVITGEAQDDEAFEALLAASPLKVGRVLNQSEYDSLKSGIRNLALQRGYFKGDYLLSRLEVVPAFNEANIRLHYDSGIRYHFGSINITGSQIWDERVASLSPFEEGEPYLVSSVGEYNQNLSNTDWFSSVFVEPDLAMLEEGRELPVKVSLAPAAKNQIETGLGYSTDTGVRGTLKWKKPWISSRGHSLDTALSLSQPEQTITAGYKIPLDDVLHEYYQLQFGLKHLDNRDTESLETNLAVERHWIVDGGWRKTLYIRHLYENFSQGLQEDGVQFLLPGATFSRTRSRGGSMPMWGDKQTITFEYGDPAVLSATRVFRFLGRTSWIRGIGENHRGLFRLEGGANFMDEFDKLPPSLRFFAGGDNNIRGYGYESISPVDESGALTGAKYILSSTLEYQYRLTGNWWGATFYDIGDAFDDTPVWKAGAGVGIRWASPVGPVSFDFAWGLDDPQKNEFRIHFSLGPEL is encoded by the coding sequence ATGATAAAAAAAGCTCTCCCGATCATTGTTGTTGGCTTGTTTGCCTTTTCCCATAACGCCTCTGCCAAAGTATCTATTAAGCTACAAGGTATAGACGGCGCGTTAGAAGAAAATGTCAACGCTTATCTGACTTCGATTCCTGAAGAAGATTACTCGACTTCGTTGCGTTTTCAAGCGCGATTAGATGAAAGCATCACTGAAGCACTCAACGCGCTTGGGTATTATCACGCAGATATCTCATATTCTGTTACTGAAAATAATGATGAACTGATCATCGATATTGCAAAAGGCTTACCAGTCAAGATCAAAGTTATGGATGTCGTGATCACTGGTGAAGCGCAAGACGATGAAGCATTTGAAGCGCTTCTCGCGGCGTCTCCTTTAAAAGTTGGCCGGGTACTGAATCAAAGCGAATACGATAGCCTCAAGTCAGGAATACGTAATTTAGCGTTGCAGCGTGGTTACTTCAAAGGGGATTATCTACTCAGTCGTTTGGAGGTGGTACCTGCATTCAATGAAGCGAACATTCGTTTGCATTATGACAGTGGTATCCGCTATCACTTTGGTTCCATCAATATCACCGGCAGCCAGATTTGGGATGAGCGCGTCGCTTCGTTAAGTCCTTTTGAGGAGGGCGAACCGTACTTAGTTTCGAGTGTTGGTGAGTACAACCAGAACTTGTCTAATACTGACTGGTTTTCGTCTGTATTTGTTGAGCCTGATCTGGCAATGCTGGAGGAAGGACGTGAGTTACCAGTTAAGGTTTCTCTTGCTCCGGCGGCCAAAAACCAGATAGAAACCGGTCTTGGTTACTCCACTGATACTGGCGTACGTGGCACGTTGAAATGGAAAAAGCCCTGGATCAGTTCCCGTGGCCACAGTCTAGATACCGCACTTTCCCTGTCCCAACCGGAACAAACCATCACAGCAGGCTACAAAATACCGCTTGATGACGTTTTGCATGAATACTACCAGCTCCAGTTTGGCTTAAAGCATTTGGACAACCGTGATACCGAAAGTTTAGAAACGAATTTAGCGGTAGAACGCCACTGGATCGTTGATGGTGGCTGGCGTAAGACTTTGTATATACGTCACTTGTACGAAAACTTCTCTCAGGGTCTACAGGAAGACGGTGTGCAGTTCTTGCTTCCTGGCGCAACGTTCTCACGTACAAGAAGTCGTGGCGGCAGCATGCCAATGTGGGGCGACAAGCAAACCATCACGTTTGAGTATGGTGACCCGGCCGTTTTATCTGCGACCCGAGTCTTTCGCTTTTTGGGCCGAACCTCTTGGATCCGTGGGATTGGTGAAAACCATCGTGGACTTTTCCGCTTAGAAGGCGGCGCTAACTTTATGGACGAGTTTGATAAGCTGCCTCCATCGTTGCGTTTCTTTGCTGGTGGTGACAATAACATCCGTGGTTATGGTTATGAATCTATCTCGCCGGTCGATGAAAGTGGAGCGTTAACGGGGGCAAAATATATCCTGAGTAGCACGCTTGAGTATCAATATCGTCTTACTGGTAACTGGTGGGGGGCGACTTTCTACGATATTGGTGATGCATTTGATGATACCCCCGTATGGAAAGCGGGTGCCGGGGTAGGTATCCGCTGGGCTTCGCCGGTTGGTCCGGTCAGCTTTGATTTTGCATGGGGATTGGATGACCCACAGAAGAACGAATTTCGTATCCATTTCTCATTGGGGCCTGAACTATGA
- a CDS encoding translocation/assembly module TamB domain-containing protein encodes MMQKMFKWTKWLSLGLIGLLLLIIILVSTVLFTHPGLKLAIWGVETAVPQLKVENVQGSLFPRFALENVSFVDETLNVDAKVERLTLAVNFRCFFDPRVCVDELSLQGVNFQMPELPPASDEPEEETPPLRSISTPVPIFVNKVSFNDINLNVLGNQVDWQDFTTALSMQGDRLVIAPTALNEINVALAPTDTEQAPTETDVAEVEKATAEGGESEGDESQSAPVAGTDTEVADSQTDATNATDSEIVKTADAEPQDIVLPEVWIPLTVDVRRLDIHHFKLAGETPVIVHHLGLVAKAGRDRVDLQTLELDMPEVEATLSTQVTLSADYPLSAQLDALVKHAEAKGQKLSLSASGSAGDLSLQATLSELTKAEIQAKIQPLKVQLPFDVTLNNVEAQWPLLGESDYQVAVPSLTAKGSLEGYEVALETKASGKDIPAVDVALNGKGTLEQIDLESLVVKTLGGELSGKVMANWAAPINWQADLNLQHIQPDLQWQEAEGDISGSLSTSGSLTEQGGWQVSLPTLDIDGVLRGYPLKVKGQLEASDKNGKAEDIQLTTQGLVLAHGPNQLSAKGKIDKQILMDVEVNFPDFAKSVPDLSGNMNGKIAVRGSLKEPNINLDLAVNKANWQQLAKVETVTLKGDVSPLPVPKANVSLVANNINYDGIKIDSADLDVSGDEKQHQLTLDVASDIVSTSLEIQGAFTQKPEMIWDGALTRLSLDTIQGPWALEKSTAVKVNIDKQIADVQAHCWLQADSSVCLSENISVGKSGEAKLAVNNFDFSQIKTLLPAETKLQGEVNAQAFAKWAPNMKPEVTLNVDMPQGQVEQALEQPITVGWESVSFKAALAKDKLDAQWLVDVADNGDLSGNVSLINVSAESPEIAGNVSLSTLHLDFLAPLIGEYSLFKANMNTDLALSGDVMHPRVNGQFLIDQIKLNGEVTPIDIDSGQVEINFKGHQADLNAGINTPDGKLEITGDADWQDLQDWHTKARVFAKELKVDMPPMVKIKVEPDMTLEVTPNLAKVQGNINLPWGRIVVEELPPSAVGVSSDVVILDENLQPVDDTVAVPFNVETDINIKIGDDFQLSAFGLKGGLRGNLNVTQKDKGPFIVGEVNIVDGSYRSFGQDLVIDEGKIMMNGPADEPYLSISAIRNPDNTQDDVTAGVRVTGPASDPSLEIFSDPAMPQANALSYLLRGQDIDAESGGNAMTTTLIGLSLAKSGRVVGQIGEAFGVQDLQLDTAGSGDDSQVTVSGYIFPGLQVKYGVGIFNSLGEFTVRYRLMQDLYLEAVSGVDSAVDLLYQFEFD; translated from the coding sequence ATGATGCAAAAGATGTTTAAGTGGACCAAATGGCTATCGCTAGGTTTGATTGGTCTTCTGTTGTTGATCATCATTTTAGTCTCAACAGTTCTCTTTACTCACCCTGGATTAAAGCTCGCCATATGGGGGGTAGAAACAGCCGTGCCACAATTGAAAGTGGAGAACGTCCAGGGCTCGTTATTTCCACGTTTTGCATTGGAAAACGTCAGCTTTGTTGATGAAACACTGAATGTTGATGCGAAAGTCGAACGCCTGACCTTAGCGGTTAACTTCCGTTGCTTTTTCGATCCTAGAGTGTGTGTCGATGAGCTTTCATTGCAGGGCGTAAACTTCCAGATGCCGGAACTGCCACCTGCGAGTGACGAGCCAGAAGAAGAGACGCCTCCGCTGCGTTCAATCAGTACGCCAGTGCCAATTTTCGTCAACAAAGTTAGCTTCAATGATATCAACCTGAATGTTTTGGGTAATCAAGTTGACTGGCAGGATTTCACAACCGCGTTATCGATGCAAGGCGACCGCTTAGTCATTGCGCCAACAGCATTAAATGAGATCAATGTTGCATTGGCACCAACGGACACCGAACAAGCACCTACTGAAACTGACGTTGCAGAAGTCGAGAAAGCTACAGCCGAAGGGGGTGAAAGCGAGGGGGATGAGTCCCAGAGTGCTCCAGTCGCTGGCACTGATACTGAAGTCGCTGATTCCCAGACCGATGCAACTAACGCAACGGATTCGGAAATAGTAAAAACAGCCGATGCAGAGCCGCAAGATATTGTTTTACCTGAAGTCTGGATTCCGTTGACCGTCGATGTCCGACGTCTCGATATTCATCACTTCAAGTTAGCTGGTGAAACGCCGGTTATTGTTCATCATCTCGGTTTGGTGGCGAAGGCGGGCCGTGATCGTGTTGATTTGCAAACACTTGAGCTCGACATGCCTGAAGTTGAGGCTACGCTGAGTACGCAAGTGACACTTTCTGCAGACTACCCTCTTAGTGCCCAACTGGATGCGCTAGTGAAACATGCCGAAGCGAAAGGACAGAAGTTGTCGCTGTCAGCATCTGGCTCAGCAGGCGATTTATCGCTGCAGGCAACACTGTCTGAACTGACTAAAGCCGAAATCCAAGCCAAAATTCAGCCACTGAAAGTGCAGTTACCGTTTGATGTAACCCTCAACAATGTCGAAGCTCAGTGGCCTTTGTTGGGAGAAAGTGACTATCAGGTTGCTGTACCGAGTCTTACCGCTAAAGGTTCGTTAGAGGGCTACGAGGTGGCGCTGGAAACTAAAGCATCTGGTAAGGATATTCCTGCGGTAGATGTGGCGCTAAACGGAAAGGGCACCCTAGAGCAAATTGATCTGGAAAGTCTTGTGGTGAAAACCTTAGGCGGCGAACTGTCGGGCAAGGTTATGGCTAACTGGGCGGCACCAATCAACTGGCAAGCCGATCTCAATTTGCAACACATCCAGCCGGATCTTCAGTGGCAGGAAGCGGAAGGGGACATCAGCGGTAGCTTATCAACCTCTGGGTCGCTGACGGAGCAAGGCGGCTGGCAGGTTAGTCTTCCTACCCTTGATATTGATGGTGTTTTACGTGGTTACCCACTAAAAGTGAAGGGGCAGTTAGAAGCCTCTGATAAAAATGGCAAAGCCGAAGATATCCAGCTTACAACTCAAGGTTTAGTATTGGCTCATGGTCCTAACCAGTTGAGTGCCAAGGGTAAGATCGATAAACAAATCTTGATGGACGTTGAGGTTAACTTCCCTGATTTTGCGAAAAGTGTGCCTGATCTTAGCGGCAATATGAACGGTAAAATTGCGGTACGAGGCAGCTTAAAAGAGCCGAACATCAACCTGGATCTTGCCGTCAATAAAGCGAACTGGCAGCAGTTAGCCAAAGTAGAAACGGTCACGCTGAAAGGGGATGTTTCACCGTTACCCGTACCAAAAGCTAACGTGAGCTTAGTAGCAAATAACATTAACTATGACGGCATCAAGATTGATAGCGCTGACCTCGATGTCTCAGGTGATGAAAAGCAGCATCAACTAACCTTAGATGTGGCTTCGGATATCGTCTCAACCAGCCTGGAGATTCAGGGCGCATTTACTCAGAAGCCTGAAATGATCTGGGACGGTGCGCTAACTCGTTTGTCGCTTGATACCATTCAAGGGCCTTGGGCTCTGGAAAAGTCGACGGCGGTGAAGGTCAATATCGACAAGCAGATCGCGGATGTTCAGGCGCACTGTTGGTTACAAGCTGATTCAAGTGTGTGTTTATCTGAAAACATTAGTGTAGGCAAAAGTGGTGAGGCGAAGTTAGCGGTGAATAACTTTGACTTTAGCCAAATCAAGACACTATTGCCGGCAGAAACGAAACTGCAAGGTGAAGTGAACGCACAAGCCTTTGCTAAATGGGCTCCAAACATGAAGCCTGAAGTGACGTTGAATGTCGATATGCCACAAGGCCAGGTGGAACAAGCGCTGGAACAACCAATTACGGTTGGTTGGGAAAGTGTTAGCTTTAAAGCTGCGTTAGCAAAAGACAAGCTCGATGCTCAGTGGCTCGTCGATGTGGCGGATAACGGTGATCTCTCCGGTAATGTGTCACTGATTAATGTCTCTGCTGAGTCTCCTGAGATCGCGGGTAACGTGTCACTTTCGACACTCCATCTGGATTTCTTAGCGCCATTGATTGGCGAATACAGCTTGTTTAAAGCCAATATGAATACCGATTTGGCGTTATCTGGTGATGTCATGCACCCTAGGGTGAACGGCCAGTTCCTGATTGACCAAATTAAACTGAACGGTGAAGTGACGCCAATTGATATCGACTCAGGTCAGGTAGAAATCAACTTTAAAGGCCATCAAGCTGACCTCAACGCTGGCATCAACACCCCAGATGGCAAATTGGAAATTACCGGTGATGCGGACTGGCAAGACCTACAGGACTGGCATACCAAAGCTCGAGTGTTCGCTAAAGAGCTGAAAGTAGATATGCCTCCGATGGTGAAAATCAAAGTTGAGCCAGATATGACGCTTGAGGTGACGCCAAATTTAGCCAAAGTACAAGGTAATATTAATCTGCCTTGGGGACGTATTGTCGTTGAAGAGTTACCACCAAGCGCGGTTGGCGTTTCGAGTGACGTAGTCATTTTGGATGAAAACTTACAGCCAGTTGATGACACTGTGGCAGTACCGTTTAATGTCGAGACCGATATTAATATTAAGATTGGCGACGATTTTCAGCTGTCGGCATTTGGTCTGAAAGGTGGTCTGAGGGGTAACCTCAATGTCACCCAAAAAGACAAAGGTCCATTTATTGTTGGTGAAGTTAACATTGTCGATGGTTCCTACCGCTCATTTGGCCAAGATTTGGTGATTGATGAAGGTAAAATCATGATGAATGGCCCAGCGGATGAGCCTTATCTGTCGATTTCTGCCATCCGTAATCCTGATAACACGCAAGATGATGTGACCGCAGGTGTTCGTGTTACTGGCCCTGCATCTGACCCAAGTTTGGAGATCTTCTCAGATCCAGCTATGCCTCAGGCAAACGCGCTGTCCTACCTATTACGAGGTCAAGACATCGATGCAGAATCTGGTGGTAATGCCATGACCACTACCTTGATTGGCTTGAGTCTGGCGAAAAGTGGTCGTGTTGTTGGGCAGATAGGTGAAGCCTTTGGCGTTCAAGACTTGCAACTTGATACTGCGGGATCGGGTGATGACTCACAGGTGACGGTGAGTGGTTATATATTCCCGGGTCTTCAGGTGAAATATGGAGTCGGTATCTTTAACTCTCTAGGTGAATTTACTGTTCGTTACCGATTAATGCAGGATCTGTATTTAGAAGCGGTTTCTGGTGTAGACAGTGCAGTTGATCTACTCTATCAATTCGAGTTTGATTAA
- the msrA gene encoding peptide-methionine (S)-S-oxide reductase MsrA produces the protein MLNKQTLISIEDALPGREQPMQIEDTHFVNQSSLTAPLQSNQQQILLGMGCFWGAERLFWQLDGVISTSVGYAGGYTKNPTYEEVCTGQTGHAEVVRVVFDEQVISLEQLLAAFWEKHDPTQGMRQGNDLGTQYRSAIYTFSQEQQDIAEHSKHQYQQALQEEQRASITTEIQPAGTYYFAETYHQQYLAKNPEGYCGLGGTGVCFPPSLQS, from the coding sequence ATGCTCAACAAACAGACACTAATCAGTATAGAAGATGCTCTACCAGGTCGAGAGCAGCCAATGCAAATTGAAGATACGCATTTTGTTAATCAATCCAGTTTAACGGCACCATTGCAGTCTAACCAACAGCAAATTCTATTAGGTATGGGTTGTTTTTGGGGAGCGGAGCGCCTGTTCTGGCAACTGGATGGCGTCATCTCAACATCAGTAGGTTACGCTGGTGGGTACACGAAAAACCCGACTTATGAAGAAGTATGTACAGGACAAACCGGCCATGCTGAAGTCGTTAGAGTGGTATTTGATGAGCAAGTTATCTCTCTGGAGCAACTTCTGGCTGCATTTTGGGAAAAGCACGATCCTACTCAAGGGATGCGTCAGGGGAACGACCTCGGCACGCAATATCGTTCCGCTATTTATACTTTTTCGCAAGAACAACAAGACATTGCAGAGCATTCAAAGCATCAGTACCAGCAAGCACTGCAAGAAGAACAAAGAGCTTCTATCACCACAGAAATCCAACCGGCAGGGACGTACTACTTTGCTGAAACATACCACCAGCAATATCTGGCGAAGAACCCTGAAGGCTACTGCGGCCTTGGTGGTACAGGTGTGTGCTTTCCACCAAGTTTACAAAGCTGA
- a CDS encoding YtfJ family protein has translation MKIKTLLPLLLAMTPSLSFANNLTIGENVPDVRVGAYGEIVMQGEGVAYQPWAAQNMLGKVRVIQAIAGRSSAKEMNAPLMSAITAAKFPQESYQTTTIINQDDAIWGTSSFVKSSAQDSKKEFPWSSMVLDENGLVAKAWGLEQESSAIIVQDKQGKVLFSKEGPLEQNEITQVIELIKQNI, from the coding sequence ATGAAAATTAAGACTCTCCTACCACTTCTGCTGGCTATGACGCCAAGCCTTTCATTCGCAAATAATTTAACCATCGGCGAAAATGTTCCAGACGTTCGAGTTGGTGCTTATGGTGAAATTGTCATGCAGGGCGAAGGCGTTGCGTATCAACCATGGGCTGCGCAAAACATGCTGGGCAAAGTACGCGTTATTCAGGCGATAGCCGGACGCAGCAGTGCGAAAGAGATGAACGCCCCGCTAATGTCTGCCATTACTGCCGCGAAGTTTCCTCAAGAAAGTTACCAAACCACAACCATCATCAATCAGGATGATGCGATTTGGGGTACTAGCTCCTTCGTCAAGTCTTCAGCACAAGACAGCAAGAAGGAATTTCCTTGGTCATCAATGGTATTGGATGAAAATGGCTTAGTCGCAAAAGCTTGGGGATTAGAGCAAGAGAGTTCAGCGATCATCGTTCAGGATAAGCAAGGAAAAGTGCTTTTCAGCAAAGAAGGACCTTTAGAACAAAACGAGATCACGCAAGTGATTGAGTTAATCAAACAAAACATCTAA
- a CDS encoding DUF1107 domain-containing protein, with protein sequence MLREFAVYRPLQVARFVKTLFKGQFFIAGVGNFDFDNGKVLLPDVKDQKRLSVFKEVNQEIASLKLR encoded by the coding sequence ATGCTACGTGAATTCGCGGTATACCGACCACTCCAGGTGGCTCGTTTTGTTAAGACGCTATTTAAAGGTCAGTTTTTCATCGCAGGCGTCGGGAACTTTGATTTTGATAATGGCAAGGTTCTTCTACCAGACGTGAAAGATCAGAAAAGACTCTCTGTGTTCAAAGAAGTGAACCAGGAGATCGCATCGTTGAAACTACGATGA